Within the Acidobacteriota bacterium genome, the region ATCACCAGCTTTTCAGACGAAGCGTCCAGCCCGGAGGTCGGTTCGTCCAGAATCAGGATCGGCGAATTGCGGATGAGCGCCCGCGCAATCGCGAGGCGCTGGCGCTGGCCGCCCGACAACGTCATGCCACGTTCGCCAACCAGCGTCTCATAGCCTTCCGGCATCTGTTCGATGAATTCGTGCGCGTTGGCCTGGCGCGCGGCGCGCAGAATCTCTTGCCGCGTGGCTTCCGGTCTGCCATAGGCGATGTTCTGCCAGATGGACGTGCGGAAAAGCACCGTGTCTTGCAACACAAAGCTGATCTGTTGGCGCAATGATTTCAAGGTGAAGTTGCGCACGTCCTCACCATCAATCAGCACGCGCCCGAAATGCGGCGTATAAAAACGCGGAATCAGACTGATGATCGTGGATTTGCCCGCGCCCGTGGGCCCCACAAAGGCTGCGAATTCGCCAGGGCGAATCTGAAAGCTCACGTCCTTGAGCACAGGCCGGTCATCGCGGTAGTGAAAAAACACATGCTCAAAACTGATCGCGCCGCTGAAACGTGGCGCACGGCGCGCGCGTGGCGAATCGCGCACCAGTTCTTCTGTCTTGATGACTTCGTTAATGCGTTCGGCCCCGATGAGCGCCTTCGAGATCGCATCGGTCATCTTCGACAGGTCACGCATCGGCTTGTACAGCTTGCCCAGATAAAGCAGAAAGACGACCAGCGCGCCGCCCGTGAGCTGTCCTTTCAGCACCAGCCGCGCGCCATACCACAACACGACGCTCGCGCCGCCCGCAACCACAAAATCAACCGCTGGCGCAAGCAGGGCCTTGACCTTGCGCGCGCGCACGGTCAATTCGATGGTTTCCAGCGTCTCTTTCGCCAGCCGTCGCTCTTCATAGTCTTCCCGCGCAAAGGCCTTGACCACACGCATGGATGAAAGCGTCTCTTGCACCACCGACAACACGTCGCCTTCCTTCTTGCGCACTTCACGTGTCGCCTGTTTGATCCGGCGCGTCAGCGTGTAAACTTCCAGAAAGAGCAGCGGCGCCACCGAGAGCGCAATCAGCGTGAAATGCCAGTTGAAATACAACATCACCGCCATCATCCCGGCCAGCGTCAGCACATCCACCACCATGCCGAGCAGGCCCGACGTGATAAAGCTTTGAATCGCGTCCACGTCGCTGGTCACGCGACTGATCAGATCGCCGGTCTTATGCTGGTCGTAATAGGAAAGCGATAGGCCCTGAATGTGATGGTAAAGCGTCTGCCGCAGATCGCGCATGACCCATTGCCCAACCTGCATGGTGAGACAGCTTTCCGAATAGGAGGCCACCGCGCCCAGCGCCGCGACGGCCACGGTGGTGAGAGCGGCGAAATTCAAAACTGCCAGTTTGCCCGCGCCAAACAAATTGCTCACCGTCGCGGCCACCCAGGCGGGCAGCGGGTGTGAGCCAACGACATAATCGAGCACGATTTTTATCGGCCAGGGATCGAAGAGGTCAGCCAGCCCTGCGACAATCACCGCCACGAACGCCAGCGCAAGCCATTTCCAGTGCGGTCGCAACAGGTGATTGATGATGAACTTTTTCTCCATTGAACTGCTTCTTGCCGGCGAGGACAAACAATTGTGTCCTAGAAATTGCATCACCTTACATCTGTCTACCCTCCGGTTGGCAAACTCGCGCGCAACGCCAATTCACG harbors:
- a CDS encoding ABC transporter ATP-binding protein, whose translation is MEKKFIINHLLRPHWKWLALAFVAVIVAGLADLFDPWPIKIVLDYVVGSHPLPAWVAATVSNLFGAGKLAVLNFAALTTVAVAALGAVASYSESCLTMQVGQWVMRDLRQTLYHHIQGLSLSYYDQHKTGDLISRVTSDVDAIQSFITSGLLGMVVDVLTLAGMMAVMLYFNWHFTLIALSVAPLLFLEVYTLTRRIKQATREVRKKEGDVLSVVQETLSSMRVVKAFAREDYEERRLAKETLETIELTVRARKVKALLAPAVDFVVAGGASVVLWYGARLVLKGQLTGGALVVFLLYLGKLYKPMRDLSKMTDAISKALIGAERINEVIKTEELVRDSPRARRAPRFSGAISFEHVFFHYRDDRPVLKDVSFQIRPGEFAAFVGPTGAGKSTIISLIPRFYTPHFGRVLIDGEDVRNFTLKSLRQQISFVLQDTVLFRTSIWQNIAYGRPEATRQEILRAARQANAHEFIEQMPEGYETLVGERGMTLSGGQRQRLAIARALIRNSPILILDEPTSGLDASSEKLVMEALGRLMHGKTSIMIAHNLETVRKADAIYVLENGRIVEAGQHPALLARAGLYAQLYASQFGGEEQADVLSV